A region of Hydrogenimonas cancrithermarum DNA encodes the following proteins:
- the topA gene encoding type I DNA topoisomerase — translation MKNLIIVESPAKARTIKNFLGKDYEVIASKGHIRDLPKHSFGIKIEDDRFEPQYRVDKDHSAIVKQIKDLAKKSDQVYIATDEDREGEAIGYHIAKAIGKDPEALPRIVFHEITKSAIQHALENPRKIDMDQVNAQQARRLLDRIVGYKLSPLLASKIQKGLSAGRVQSAALKIVVDREREIQAFKPVEYWSVDAVFRPEIEAGLVEYRGKKIEKMTIGDEKEAREIEATLKGETYRVKSIEKRQRKSSTPPPFMTSTLQQSASGRLSFSPKKTMMIAQKLYEGVKTDQGQMGVITYMRTDSLNIAKEARDAARETILKTYGEKYLPPKPKIYSSKAKGAQEAHEAIRPTRLDFTPQIAAKYLAPDELKLYKLIYNRFLASQMADAILESQTILFASEHGVFKATGRKLLFDGFYRVMGYDDRDKLLPELKEGEEVPLEKLTANQHFTEPPPRYTEASLIKKLESLGIGRPSTYAPTISLLVSREYLKIEKRQLIPTPIAFTVIEILEKHFPEIVDSNFTAEMEEKLDEVAEKKVDWQKLLLDFYQPFIEKVEKGKKEIKSLKKAEPIGRECPECGSELLLRSGRYGDFIACSNYPKCRYTEAIEKEGEEKPTPQTTDEVCDKCGAPMVIKSGRRGAFLACSAYPKCKNTKPLEKPKTLEVKCPECGGELLERNSRRGKFFGCSNYPKCTFVSKFEPTEKKCPECGYPMARRTFRGKEVYECIKCKHREDAEPAS, via the coding sequence TTGAAAAACCTCATCATCGTCGAGTCGCCGGCCAAAGCGCGCACCATCAAAAATTTTCTGGGGAAAGATTACGAAGTGATCGCCTCCAAGGGGCACATTCGCGACCTTCCCAAACACAGCTTCGGCATCAAGATCGAAGATGACAGGTTCGAACCGCAGTATCGGGTGGACAAGGACCACAGTGCCATCGTCAAGCAGATCAAGGATCTGGCCAAAAAGAGCGACCAGGTCTACATCGCGACGGACGAGGACCGCGAAGGGGAGGCGATCGGCTACCATATCGCCAAGGCGATCGGCAAAGACCCGGAAGCGCTGCCGCGCATCGTCTTTCACGAAATCACCAAGAGCGCCATCCAGCACGCGCTGGAAAACCCGCGCAAAATCGACATGGACCAGGTCAACGCCCAGCAGGCGCGCCGGCTTCTCGACCGCATCGTCGGCTACAAGCTCTCGCCTCTGTTGGCTTCCAAAATACAAAAAGGGCTGAGCGCCGGGCGCGTCCAGTCGGCGGCACTGAAGATCGTCGTCGACCGCGAACGGGAAATCCAGGCGTTCAAACCGGTCGAGTACTGGAGCGTCGATGCCGTTTTCAGACCGGAAATCGAAGCGGGGCTTGTCGAATACAGGGGCAAGAAGATCGAAAAAATGACGATCGGCGACGAGAAAGAGGCGCGTGAAATCGAAGCGACGCTGAAGGGCGAAACCTACCGCGTCAAAAGCATCGAGAAGCGACAGCGCAAGAGCTCGACACCGCCGCCATTCATGACGTCGACGCTGCAGCAAAGCGCTTCGGGGCGCCTCAGTTTCTCGCCCAAAAAGACGATGATGATCGCACAGAAGCTTTATGAAGGCGTCAAGACCGATCAGGGACAGATGGGGGTCATCACCTACATGCGTACCGACAGCCTCAACATCGCCAAAGAGGCGCGCGACGCGGCACGCGAGACCATTTTGAAAACCTACGGGGAGAAATACCTGCCGCCCAAGCCGAAGATCTACAGTTCCAAAGCCAAAGGCGCGCAGGAGGCGCACGAAGCGATCCGCCCGACGCGTCTCGACTTCACACCCCAGATCGCGGCGAAGTACCTGGCACCCGACGAACTGAAACTCTATAAACTCATCTACAACCGCTTTCTCGCCAGCCAGATGGCCGACGCGATTCTCGAGTCGCAAACCATCCTCTTCGCCTCCGAACACGGCGTCTTCAAGGCAACGGGCCGGAAACTGCTCTTCGACGGTTTCTACCGTGTCATGGGCTACGACGACAGGGACAAACTGCTCCCCGAACTGAAAGAGGGCGAAGAGGTGCCATTGGAGAAACTGACGGCCAACCAGCACTTCACCGAACCGCCGCCACGCTACACGGAAGCCAGCCTCATCAAAAAACTCGAATCCCTCGGCATCGGCCGTCCGAGTACCTACGCACCGACCATCTCGCTGCTGGTTTCGCGCGAATACCTCAAGATCGAAAAGCGGCAGCTGATCCCGACCCCGATCGCCTTCACCGTCATCGAAATTCTCGAGAAACACTTCCCGGAAATCGTCGACTCCAATTTTACCGCCGAGATGGAGGAGAAACTCGACGAAGTGGCCGAGAAGAAGGTCGACTGGCAAAAACTTCTGCTCGATTTCTACCAACCCTTCATCGAAAAGGTCGAAAAGGGGAAAAAAGAGATCAAGAGCCTCAAAAAGGCCGAACCCATCGGACGTGAATGTCCCGAATGCGGGAGTGAACTGCTGCTTCGAAGCGGCCGTTACGGTGACTTCATCGCCTGCAGCAACTACCCCAAATGCCGCTATACCGAAGCGATCGAGAAGGAGGGTGAAGAGAAACCCACACCGCAGACGACGGATGAAGTGTGCGACAAGTGCGGTGCACCGATGGTCATCAAGAGCGGCCGGCGCGGAGCGTTTCTCGCCTGCAGCGCGTACCCCAAATGCAAAAACACCAAACCGCTCGAAAAGCCCAAGACACTCGAGGTCAAGTGTCCCGAATGCGGCGGCGAACTGCTCGAGCGCAACTCGCGCCGCGGCAAATTCTTCGGCTGCAGCAACTACCCGAAGTGCACCTTCGTAAGCAAGTTCGAGCCGACCGAGAAGAAATGCCCCGAGTGTGGCTACCCGATGGCACGGCGTACCTTCCGCGGCAAAGAGGTTTATGAGTGCATCAAGTGCAAACACCGGGAGGATGCCGAGCCGGCATCCTGA
- a CDS encoding Fic/DOC family protein: MSKYRLSDSPIYYPGTDVPVNKLGIEDSETIHALESELLYEAYETFISELDETTQFDENYFKSLHYRTFSPLYEWAGEYRTFDMAKGDSLFCRGLYVASESQRIFSELKMKKYLTNCQSFTRDDFARELAYFKCELIALHPFYELNGRITRLFFDLIATYNGYHLIDYSFFTPREYIEASIRCVRYADEEAMRQIVSTGLKKRSD; this comes from the coding sequence ATGTCAAAGTATCGGCTAAGCGATAGCCCCATCTACTACCCGGGTACCGATGTTCCCGTCAATAAACTGGGCATTGAGGATTCCGAAACCATCCATGCGTTGGAAAGCGAACTTCTTTACGAAGCTTACGAGACATTTATCTCCGAACTCGATGAAACCACGCAATTCGACGAAAATTATTTCAAATCACTACATTACAGAACGTTTTCCCCTCTCTACGAGTGGGCCGGGGAGTATCGTACATTCGACATGGCAAAGGGTGATTCGTTGTTTTGTCGGGGTCTTTACGTTGCAAGCGAATCGCAACGTATTTTTTCGGAATTGAAAATGAAAAAATATCTCACAAACTGCCAATCTTTTACACGAGACGATTTCGCCCGAGAATTGGCGTACTTCAAATGCGAACTGATCGCCCTGCACCCTTTTTATGAACTCAATGGCCGTATTACAAGACTTTTTTTCGACCTCATCGCCACGTACAACGGATACCACCTCATCGATTACAGTTTTTTTACACCCCGGGAGTATATCGAAGCATCGATCCGTTGCGTTCGTTACGCGGATGAGGAGGCGATGCGACAAATCGTCTCGACGGGATTGAAAAAGCGTTCGGATTAG
- a CDS encoding cation:proton antiporter: MTSDVIIIVTLSLLIWVAPFIAKLIKLPTTPVEIMLGSAAGAIGLFGHGHNELFDLVAEFGFLYLMFVAGLEVNVKKLLKTDTKILKTGFVYLGILYALSTLIAYQLGMSFVFMVIFPLISVGLIAALSKEYGKERPWIKLSLTIGILGELVSIIVLTLASAGIQYGVGLEFFTKITTLALFIGALALLYYLLHLLFWWYPEIRNVMMPYFDTKEQDIRLSMATLFIMLAIMIYLGLETAFGAFIAGVFIATFFSHKEDLETKLSSFGFGFLIPIFFIHVGSSLPIAALEKEGLILLAFIIAGIMLFVRLLASFAFIRYCGVKNSVLIGLSHAMPLTLLIAVATLAYHAKSIDQFNYEAFVLASLLEVIIAMVGIKLLTRDAPDEECRLTT; the protein is encoded by the coding sequence ATGACAAGTGACGTCATCATCATCGTCACGCTCTCTCTGCTCATCTGGGTGGCGCCGTTCATCGCGAAACTGATCAAACTTCCGACCACCCCCGTCGAAATCATGCTCGGCTCCGCCGCCGGGGCGATCGGCCTTTTCGGGCACGGCCACAACGAGCTCTTCGATCTGGTCGCGGAGTTCGGCTTTCTCTATCTGATGTTCGTCGCGGGACTCGAGGTCAACGTCAAAAAACTGCTCAAAACCGATACGAAGATCCTCAAGACCGGATTCGTCTATCTTGGCATTCTCTATGCCCTCTCGACGCTCATCGCCTACCAGCTCGGCATGAGTTTCGTCTTCATGGTGATCTTCCCACTCATTTCGGTCGGGCTCATCGCCGCACTCTCCAAAGAGTACGGCAAAGAGAGGCCTTGGATCAAACTCTCGCTCACCATCGGCATCCTCGGCGAGCTGGTCAGTATCATCGTCCTCACACTCGCGAGTGCTGGGATTCAGTACGGCGTCGGCCTGGAGTTTTTCACGAAAATCACGACGCTCGCGCTTTTTATCGGAGCGTTGGCGCTTCTGTACTACCTGCTGCACCTGCTATTTTGGTGGTATCCCGAGATCCGAAACGTCATGATGCCCTACTTCGACACCAAGGAGCAGGATATCCGTCTCAGTATGGCGACGCTCTTCATCATGCTCGCCATCATGATCTACCTGGGGCTCGAGACGGCGTTCGGTGCCTTCATCGCAGGCGTTTTCATCGCCACGTTCTTTTCGCACAAAGAGGATCTGGAGACCAAACTGTCGAGTTTCGGCTTCGGCTTTTTGATCCCGATCTTCTTCATTCATGTCGGAAGCTCTCTTCCGATTGCCGCACTGGAAAAAGAGGGGCTCATTCTGTTGGCTTTCATCATCGCCGGCATCATGCTTTTCGTGCGGCTGCTGGCCTCCTTCGCGTTCATCCGTTACTGTGGTGTCAAAAATTCGGTCCTTATCGGGCTTTCTCACGCCATGCCGCTGACGCTGCTCATCGCCGTGGCGACGTTGGCATATCACGCCAAAAGTATCGATCAGTTCAACTATGAAGCGTTCGTTCTGGCGAGTCTTCTGGAGGTGATCATCGCGATGGTGGGCATCAAACTTTTGACGCGTGATGCCCCTGACGAAGAGTGCCGTCTGACGACATGA
- a CDS encoding flagellin N-terminal helical domain-containing protein has protein sequence MGFRINTNIGAMNAHRNALMTNKNLNTSLERLSSGLRINKAADDASGMAIADSLRAQAQGLGQAIRNANDGIGVVQTADGALDEYINIINTVRTKAIQAASDGQNADSRQAIQRDINRLLEEADNIAKTTSFNGLKLLDGTYTDKKFHIGAYAGETVSLSVSSVRTTEVGEITSVSGNDISTTSMVNGTDNVTETSKGYVINQGELTINGIDVTTALNQKNPNDLLSAKSVAAAISDETGLLATAKTEVQGGAIGGVTLDGDTDYVKINGINIGEVTITANDSDGAFAKAINDVSHLTGVKAELANGKIKLVAEDGRNISIDLGGTATTAATGLTDSTTTVTGTNDAANGLLTTDTGAVTIAEGALIINGHDMAGTYGSSVAGSAADELIAAIQAIDGLENSSIADGTNGGIITLVSNTGADINIAGSAAATYSFASGQEGIHNSSNKGTVSIVSDEKVVVGGNDPATFGFTAGGFTPEANDTSLDDVNVLSRIGAEMAIVITDAALKELDATRSDLGSVQNQLESTIRNISVTQVNVTAAESQIRDVDFAEESARFAKYNILAQSGSYALSQANAVQQNVLRLLQ, from the coding sequence ATGGGATTTCGAATCAACACAAACATCGGTGCGATGAATGCACATCGCAATGCACTTATGACGAACAAAAACCTCAATACGTCACTTGAGCGTTTGAGTTCCGGACTTCGCATCAACAAAGCCGCGGACGACGCCTCGGGCATGGCGATCGCCGACTCGCTCCGCGCACAGGCGCAGGGTCTCGGACAGGCCATCCGAAACGCCAACGACGGTATCGGTGTCGTCCAGACCGCGGACGGGGCGCTGGACGAGTACATCAACATCATCAACACGGTCCGCACCAAAGCGATCCAGGCTGCCTCCGACGGCCAGAACGCCGACTCTCGCCAGGCAATCCAGCGCGACATCAACCGGCTCCTCGAAGAGGCGGACAACATTGCCAAAACTACGTCGTTCAATGGTCTGAAACTGTTGGATGGCACATATACTGACAAAAAATTTCACATTGGTGCATATGCCGGTGAAACTGTCAGTTTAAGTGTCTCTTCTGTAAGGACAACGGAAGTGGGAGAAATCACAAGTGTTTCTGGAAATGATATCAGTACCACATCGATGGTTAATGGTACGGACAATGTAACAGAAACTTCAAAAGGCTATGTGATTAATCAAGGCGAGCTCACTATCAACGGTATAGATGTCACAACTGCCCTTAATCAAAAAAATCCTAATGACCTTTTAAGTGCAAAAAGCGTTGCTGCAGCCATTTCCGACGAGACTGGATTGCTCGCGACCGCCAAAACGGAAGTACAAGGTGGAGCTATTGGCGGTGTTACGCTTGACGGAGACACCGACTATGTCAAAATTAACGGTATCAATATCGGTGAAGTCACTATTACTGCCAATGACAGTGATGGTGCATTCGCGAAAGCGATCAACGATGTAAGCCATTTGACAGGTGTTAAAGCGGAACTTGCCAACGGTAAAATCAAACTCGTTGCTGAAGATGGTCGAAACATTAGTATCGATCTCGGTGGAACAGCTACAACAGCTGCAACAGGTTTGACGGATTCCACAACAACCGTAACAGGAACTAATGATGCGGCAAACGGATTGCTTACAACTGATACAGGTGCAGTAACGATCGCCGAAGGTGCATTGATCATCAATGGGCACGACATGGCCGGTACATATGGTTCTTCAGTGGCGGGAAGCGCTGCAGACGAGCTGATTGCCGCAATTCAAGCGATTGATGGTTTGGAAAATTCCTCGATCGCAGACGGAACAAACGGTGGTATTATCACTCTTGTATCAAACACCGGTGCCGATATAAATATCGCAGGATCAGCCGCTGCTACATACAGCTTTGCATCTGGTCAAGAAGGAATTCACAACAGTTCCAACAAAGGTACTGTGAGTATCGTCAGTGACGAAAAAGTTGTGGTAGGCGGAAACGATCCGGCAACTTTTGGATTTACGGCAGGAGGCTTCACCCCCGAAGCCAACGATACGAGCTTGGACGATGTTAATGTTCTTTCACGTATAGGTGCCGAAATGGCCATTGTCATTACCGACGCTGCATTGAAGGAACTTGATGCGACCCGCTCTGACCTCGGTTCGGTCCAGAACCAGCTCGAATCGACGATCCGTAACATCTCCGTCACCCAGGTCAACGTGACCGCAGCCGAAAGCCAGATCCGCGACGTCGACTTCGCCGAAGAGTCCGCACGCTTCGCGAAATACAACATTCTCGCTCAGAGCGGTTCCTACGCCCTTTCACAGGCGAACGCCGTTCAGCAGAACGTGCTGCGACTCCTTCAGTAG
- the fliD gene encoding flagellar filament capping protein FliD — protein sequence MADFGALSSLGLGSGGALSYDIIDKLRKVDEDAQIKPLDGQIETVKSKETELAKIITMTASLKSSLFDLSDPVLFAKRTVHVTGDNIEVEVEDGTKAQEIDITVKELARADIKQTKGFASDSAVVTTVDTDMTITIDGQATTFTVAANTTLKDLKELINEKMGGSVEATLLNTGGTDPYRLILKTAETGADQAMSFSFDDGDPNTADDDFLNLTAPEANVQDARDALFTFNGVDIVRSSNTVDDLVVGLTLELKSEGTSANHLSITQDNEGIADRVQFFVDQYNELIGTLDTDTKYDAENKTAGIFQGDSTITSLKLSITRIALGVAPNGKGLADFGIDVTRDGIMSLDKEKLVSSLEKETESVQETFAGSDERSGIFLNLKNYLDDAAVGRDSLLSNLDTQFKERQKSLEERRDRALASIEAKYEVMAKRFAAYDALIGKLNSSFQSLQSMIDAQLAAAKK from the coding sequence ATGGCAGATTTCGGAGCGCTCAGTTCCCTCGGGTTGGGAAGCGGCGGCGCACTCAGCTACGATATTATAGACAAACTGCGCAAAGTCGACGAAGACGCCCAGATCAAACCCCTCGACGGGCAGATCGAAACGGTCAAAAGCAAAGAGACGGAACTCGCTAAAATCATCACGATGACCGCATCGCTGAAAAGCTCTCTCTTCGACCTCTCCGACCCCGTACTCTTCGCCAAACGTACCGTCCACGTCACGGGAGACAACATCGAGGTGGAAGTGGAGGACGGCACCAAAGCCCAGGAGATCGACATCACCGTCAAAGAGCTCGCCAGAGCCGACATCAAGCAGACCAAAGGTTTCGCCTCCGACAGCGCGGTGGTCACCACTGTCGACACCGACATGACCATCACCATCGACGGCCAGGCAACCACTTTCACCGTGGCCGCGAACACGACCCTCAAAGACCTCAAAGAGCTGATCAACGAAAAGATGGGCGGCAGCGTGGAAGCCACGCTGCTCAACACGGGCGGTACCGACCCCTACCGCCTTATCCTCAAAACCGCCGAAACCGGTGCCGACCAGGCGATGAGCTTCTCCTTCGACGACGGCGACCCCAACACGGCCGACGACGATTTTTTGAACCTCACGGCTCCCGAAGCCAACGTCCAGGACGCACGCGACGCCCTGTTCACTTTCAACGGCGTCGACATCGTCCGCTCTTCCAACACCGTCGACGACCTGGTCGTCGGCCTGACCCTCGAGCTAAAAAGCGAAGGCACGAGTGCCAACCATCTTTCCATCACACAGGACAACGAAGGCATCGCGGACCGAGTACAATTTTTCGTCGACCAGTACAACGAACTCATCGGCACGCTGGATACCGACACGAAATACGACGCCGAAAACAAAACGGCCGGCATCTTCCAGGGCGACAGCACCATCACTTCGCTCAAACTCTCCATCACCCGTATCGCACTGGGCGTGGCACCCAATGGCAAAGGATTGGCCGATTTCGGCATCGACGTCACTCGAGACGGGATCATGAGTCTCGACAAGGAAAAGTTGGTCTCTTCGCTTGAAAAAGAGACCGAGAGCGTTCAGGAGACTTTCGCGGGGAGCGACGAGCGCTCCGGTATCTTCCTGAACCTCAAAAACTACCTCGACGATGCGGCAGTGGGCCGCGATTCACTACTCTCCAACCTCGATACCCAATTCAAAGAGCGCCAAAAGAGTCTGGAGGAGCGCCGCGACCGGGCCCTCGCCTCCATCGAGGCCAAATATGAGGTGATGGCGAAGCGTTTCGCCGCCTACGACGCGCTGATCGGGAAGCTCAACTCCTCTTTCCAGTCCCTGCAGTCGATGATCGACGCCCAGCTCGCCGCCGCCAAAAAATAG
- a CDS encoding biotin synthase, protein MSKKVFLCAISNISSGHCLEDCKFCTQSVKYGAKIERFYHKPIDTIVEEAKLAKARQAIGFCLVTAGKGIDEKTLRFVCEAAEAVKKEVEDLNLIACNGTANTEQLRTLKDHGIDSYNHNLETSERFYPQICTTHGWKERFETCENVKKVGLKLCTGGIFGLGESMDDRLSMLESIASLDPESVPINFYHPNVALPLEGRTLPMEEALKMIETARRMLGDRRIMVAGGREITFGDEDYRIFEAGANAIVIGNYLTTQGKDPMRDHAMLQKHGYEIAASCNDK, encoded by the coding sequence ATGTCTAAAAAAGTATTTTTGTGCGCCATCAGCAACATCTCCAGCGGCCACTGCCTCGAAGATTGCAAATTTTGCACCCAGAGCGTCAAGTACGGTGCGAAAATCGAGCGCTTCTACCACAAACCGATCGATACGATCGTCGAAGAGGCGAAGCTGGCCAAAGCACGCCAGGCGATCGGGTTTTGTCTCGTCACCGCCGGCAAAGGGATCGACGAAAAGACGTTGCGCTTTGTCTGCGAAGCGGCAGAAGCGGTCAAAAAAGAGGTCGAAGATCTCAATCTCATCGCCTGCAACGGCACGGCGAACACCGAACAGCTTCGCACCCTGAAAGATCACGGCATCGACAGCTACAACCACAATCTCGAGACGTCGGAGCGGTTCTATCCGCAGATCTGCACGACCCACGGATGGAAAGAGCGCTTTGAAACGTGTGAAAACGTCAAGAAGGTGGGGCTCAAACTCTGTACCGGCGGTATTTTCGGCCTGGGCGAAAGCATGGATGACCGCCTGTCGATGCTCGAGTCGATCGCTTCACTCGATCCGGAGTCGGTTCCGATCAACTTCTACCACCCAAACGTCGCGCTGCCGCTCGAAGGGAGGACCCTTCCGATGGAGGAAGCGCTCAAAATGATCGAAACGGCCCGCAGGATGCTGGGCGATCGCCGCATCATGGTGGCCGGCGGTCGTGAAATCACTTTCGGCGACGAAGATTACAGAATCTTCGAAGCGGGTGCCAACGCCATCGTCATCGGAAACTACCTCACCACGCAAGGAAAAGACCCGATGCGCGACCACGCCATGCTTCAAAAGCACGGCTACGAGATAGCAGCAAGTTGCAATGACAAGTGA
- a CDS encoding YfcE family phosphodiesterase yields the protein MILGILSDTHKKVGRAKKAIDMLLENGAEYLIHAGDIGKEEVLAYMESTRVPYTAVLGNNDRKLVPLKERYHLFTEPHYFCIGDLNVKLMHHPWFLSPDADLIVFGHTHKFSLECRTAGQLFLNPGEVCARNKPVSEAVLLKVLKDAWEVTHCQRRIKETTWHYNKKICERVVEHV from the coding sequence ATGATTTTAGGGATCTTGTCCGACACGCATAAAAAAGTGGGCCGCGCCAAAAAAGCGATCGATATGCTTTTGGAAAACGGTGCGGAGTATCTCATCCATGCCGGCGACATCGGGAAAGAGGAGGTATTGGCCTATATGGAGAGCACACGCGTCCCCTACACGGCGGTACTGGGCAACAACGACCGCAAACTTGTCCCGTTGAAGGAGCGCTACCACCTCTTTACGGAGCCGCACTACTTCTGCATCGGCGACTTGAACGTCAAACTGATGCACCACCCCTGGTTCCTGAGCCCCGATGCCGATCTGATCGTCTTCGGCCACACCCACAAGTTTTCTCTGGAGTGCCGTACGGCAGGCCAGCTTTTTCTCAACCCGGGTGAAGTGTGTGCCCGAAACAAGCCGGTCAGCGAAGCGGTGCTTCTCAAGGTTCTCAAAGATGCATGGGAAGTGACCCACTGCCAAAGACGCATCAAAGAAACAACTTGGCACTATAACAAAAAAATATGTGAAAGAGTCGTCGAACATGTCTAA
- a CDS encoding class I SAM-dependent methyltransferase: MARIDQSLFYIRSIERHGFNARGVAWSDEMRQRRRFTMLLKQIKDIRNRTVVDAGCGFGDLYLHMREKSLLPKRYIGIDMLDVMVEEARKRTGRNILRRNMLKDPLPEADWYLASGSFNLLTRFETLLAIKRCLDAANRGIVFNLLEGKERDGTFNHWLPREIEKACRPFGRVTLYEGYLEGDFTVRIDSW, from the coding sequence ATGGCACGTATCGACCAGTCTCTCTTCTATATCCGTTCCATCGAAAGACACGGCTTCAATGCCAGAGGCGTCGCATGGAGCGACGAAATGCGCCAAAGAAGGCGTTTTACGATGCTGCTCAAGCAGATAAAAGATATCCGAAACAGAACCGTCGTCGATGCCGGCTGCGGTTTCGGCGACCTCTATCTCCATATGCGGGAAAAGAGTCTTTTGCCGAAGCGCTACATCGGTATCGATATGCTCGACGTGATGGTCGAAGAGGCCAGGAAGCGCACGGGGCGAAACATTCTGCGTCGGAACATGCTCAAAGACCCGCTTCCCGAAGCCGACTGGTATCTCGCCAGCGGCAGCTTCAACCTGCTGACCCGTTTCGAGACGCTGCTGGCGATCAAACGCTGCCTCGATGCCGCCAACCGGGGCATCGTCTTCAACCTGCTCGAAGGCAAAGAGCGCGATGGTACCTTCAACCACTGGCTCCCCCGCGAAATCGAAAAGGCGTGCCGCCCTTTCGGGAGGGTGACGCTCTACGAGGGTTACCTGGAGGGGGATTTTACAGTTCGCATCGATTCATGGTAA
- a CDS encoding shikimate kinase, translating into MATSSTCAENIVLIGFMGSGKSTVGRLLAQKSGRYFLDADALIESAQGRAIASIFNEEGEAYFRELERESARWMAECVRGSIISTGGGMPLVVERLHDIGVVVYLKLPFEKILERISPEERAKRPLFHDLAEAKRLFERREKIYEAQAQITVDADRPAGEIVEKIMSSDGTLRQGHHASKV; encoded by the coding sequence ATGGCTACCTCCTCGACGTGCGCTGAAAATATCGTTCTCATCGGATTTATGGGTTCGGGAAAGAGCACGGTGGGGCGTTTGCTGGCCCAAAAGAGCGGCCGCTACTTCCTCGATGCCGACGCTCTTATCGAGTCGGCACAGGGGCGGGCCATCGCATCGATTTTCAATGAGGAAGGGGAGGCTTATTTCAGGGAACTCGAGCGAGAGAGTGCACGCTGGATGGCCGAATGTGTACGGGGAAGCATCATCTCCACCGGCGGCGGTATGCCGCTTGTCGTGGAGCGCTTACACGATATCGGCGTCGTCGTCTATCTGAAACTGCCCTTCGAGAAGATTCTGGAACGCATATCTCCCGAAGAACGGGCGAAACGCCCTCTGTTTCATGATCTCGCAGAGGCGAAGAGGCTTTTTGAAAGACGTGAGAAGATCTACGAAGCGCAGGCTCAGATTACCGTCGACGCCGACCGTCCGGCCGGTGAGATCGTGGAGAAGATCATGTCGTCAGACGGCACTCTTCGTCAGGGGCATCACGCGTCAAAAGTTTGA
- a CDS encoding AMIN domain-containing protein — protein sequence MRSLFILCLGILSLFARENPFKPVIDSTVLPVTSNQVKKVPPFETVKVKLPRDARILTSVAFYYQSIDGSIKKEIVAVDRSIDWHKPIVVVQEGGSARGTPKVSSRKPQTKRTHKKIEPSSTYRPLPFLSLEVAEKRIHIITKDRKIRSFHLTHPFKVAIDFKREAGFLTKHIPLKTPPFRAMDIGNHNGYYRVVVTFDAPYRYSIEKTDDGYLLDVR from the coding sequence ATGAGAAGTCTTTTCATACTTTGTCTGGGAATATTGTCGCTCTTTGCAAGGGAAAACCCGTTCAAACCTGTTATCGACAGTACGGTACTTCCGGTCACCTCCAATCAGGTGAAGAAAGTCCCCCCGTTTGAAACGGTCAAAGTGAAGCTTCCACGTGACGCGAGGATTTTGACATCGGTCGCCTTCTATTACCAATCCATCGACGGATCGATCAAGAAAGAGATCGTCGCGGTCGACCGGTCGATCGATTGGCATAAACCGATTGTGGTGGTGCAGGAGGGTGGGAGCGCTCGGGGAACACCGAAAGTCTCGAGTCGAAAGCCCCAAACGAAGAGAACCCACAAAAAAATCGAGCCCTCATCGACGTACCGCCCTTTGCCGTTTCTTTCGCTCGAAGTTGCCGAAAAGCGGATTCATATCATTACCAAAGACAGGAAAATCCGCTCCTTTCACTTGACGCATCCATTTAAAGTCGCCATCGACTTCAAGAGAGAAGCGGGCTTTCTCACCAAACATATTCCACTGAAGACTCCACCGTTTCGCGCGATGGACATCGGCAACCACAACGGTTACTACCGTGTGGTGGTGACCTTCGACGCCCCTTACAGATACAGCATTGAAAAAACGGACGATGGCTACCTCCTCGACGTGCGCTGA